The proteins below come from a single Thermovirga sp. genomic window:
- a CDS encoding enoyl-CoA hydratase/isomerase family protein, producing the protein MEYSRLIVERGEDHVASVTLNRPEKMNAFDSPLAEELLAAFSELDSCPKTRVILVRGAGRHFCAGIDVSEISGKNILEYHQWVDRMERPLFFISRMKKPVIAQVQGVAAANGLGLAASADLVIAAEDARMGLTAINLGLNCVGPVLPVARCVGRKRALEFLLSGALVKAPEAMAMGLVNRVVPADKLEEEARQWAAEFAMKSPLALQLAKSAFYTAEDMEYGKQFAYMNEAFARLCSTGDAHEGVAAFFEKREPRWEGR; encoded by the coding sequence ATGGAATATTCAAGACTGATCGTTGAAAGGGGCGAGGATCATGTCGCCAGCGTTACCCTTAATAGGCCGGAGAAAATGAACGCTTTTGACAGCCCGTTGGCGGAGGAACTCCTGGCCGCCTTCAGTGAACTGGATTCCTGCCCCAAAACCAGGGTGATCCTCGTCAGGGGAGCCGGGCGCCATTTCTGCGCGGGGATCGATGTGAGCGAGATCTCGGGTAAAAACATCCTGGAGTACCATCAATGGGTGGATAGAATGGAGAGACCCCTGTTTTTCATATCCAGGATGAAAAAACCCGTTATAGCCCAGGTACAGGGGGTTGCGGCGGCCAACGGCCTGGGGCTCGCGGCGTCGGCTGACCTGGTTATAGCCGCCGAGGATGCGAGGATGGGCCTCACTGCGATCAACCTGGGGCTGAACTGCGTGGGCCCCGTCCTCCCCGTAGCCCGATGCGTGGGGCGAAAGAGAGCGCTGGAATTTCTCCTTTCAGGGGCCCTGGTTAAAGCACCGGAAGCGATGGCCATGGGGCTCGTCAACAGGGTTGTTCCCGCTGATAAACTCGAAGAGGAAGCCAGGCAATGGGCGGCGGAGTTCGCCATGAAAAGTCCCCTGGCCCTTCAACTGGCCAAGAGCGCCTTTTACACAGCAGAGGATATGGAATATGGGAAGCAATTCGCCTATATGAACGAAGCCTTCGCCAGGCTCTGCTCCACGGGGGATGCCCACGAGGGAGTGGCGGCCTTTTTCGAAAAGAGGGAACCCCGGTGGGAGGGGCGGTGA